A region from the Pseudomonadota bacterium genome encodes:
- a CDS encoding c-type cytochrome, with amino-acid sequence MNSLYRSVMCIAAIVFLTITLLQPVHADDSVGDVTVGAKTWAANCSRCHNMRGPQEFQDQYWRVIVSHMRVRAGLTGQEARDILAFLQASNHPTGNKISQSKPVASPSEKAVGMSRVDAVAGANIYQQTCVACHGANGKGALPGVTDFTAPDGPLRKSDQELFQSILNGFQSPGSPLAMPAKGGNPNLSDIDIIAVIAHLRTTFDGKSASD; translated from the coding sequence ATGAACAGCTTATATCGTTCTGTGATGTGCATAGCCGCTATCGTTTTCCTGACAATAACGCTGCTACAACCGGTACACGCCGATGATTCGGTTGGTGACGTGACGGTTGGCGCCAAGACTTGGGCAGCCAATTGTAGCCGCTGCCACAATATGCGCGGTCCGCAGGAATTTCAAGATCAGTACTGGCGCGTGATAGTTTCGCACATGCGCGTGCGTGCAGGTCTCACTGGGCAAGAGGCCAGAGACATACTGGCTTTTCTTCAAGCGAGTAATCACCCAACTGGAAACAAAATTTCACAAAGCAAGCCTGTTGCTTCACCATCCGAGAAGGCCGTTGGCATGTCGCGAGTCGATGCGGTTGCCGGGGCAAATATTTATCAGCAGACCTGCGTCGCGTGTCACGGTGCTAACGGCAAAGGGGCATTACCGGGAGTGACTGATTTTACTGCGCCCGATGGACCGCTTAGAAAATCCGACCAAGAACTGTTTCAGAGCATCCTGAACGGGTTCCAGAGTCCGGGATCCCCATTGGCGATGCCTGCCAAAGGCGGCAATCCTAATCTTAGCGACATCGATATTATTGCGGTAATTGCTCACCTGCGTACAACATTCGATGGGAAATCAGCATCAGATTAG
- a CDS encoding carbohydrate porin: MSVIRRSSKLITIAFVILGLAAVGPPIMAAEDTKSLEDRLEQLEAQIESLREQVQDAKKEIRSATEVVALTSEWRDATSAFHVAGYASVGYLDKENSTGAFNSANFNPIFHFQYKDLVLWEAELEFEVEEEGGTEINLEYSTIDFFLNDYLVLVGGKFLSPLGQFRQNLHPHWINKLPSMPPGFGHDGAAPIAEVGFQLRGGAPFGAGRINYAFYVGNGPELEGEGGEVHGVLTDGFTRDADGDKVLGGRIGFLPVSNLEIGLSAAFGDAAVTENDGIEVENDPSRDYNALGVDFVYHWRELELRGEYIKQKIDNAVASIAPEGGDWEALYVQGAYKFGHNNWEGVLRYTDLNTPHASQQQQQWAIGLNYLVAPNAIVKFGYEINDNDAGGASDEDRWLIQLAYGY, from the coding sequence ATGAGCGTAATACGAAGATCATCTAAATTGATAACCATTGCGTTCGTGATCCTGGGTCTCGCCGCGGTTGGACCGCCGATTATGGCGGCCGAGGATACCAAGTCATTGGAGGATAGGTTGGAACAACTGGAGGCACAGATCGAGTCATTGCGCGAGCAGGTTCAGGATGCCAAAAAAGAGATTAGGAGCGCAACCGAAGTGGTCGCGCTAACTAGTGAATGGCGGGATGCGACATCCGCGTTTCATGTCGCGGGTTATGCTTCGGTTGGCTACTTGGACAAAGAGAATAGTACGGGTGCATTCAATAGCGCCAATTTCAACCCGATCTTCCATTTTCAATATAAAGATCTTGTGTTATGGGAAGCAGAGCTTGAGTTTGAGGTGGAGGAAGAGGGAGGGACCGAGATCAACTTAGAATACAGCACTATTGATTTCTTCTTGAATGATTATTTAGTGTTGGTTGGCGGCAAATTCTTAAGCCCACTTGGCCAGTTTCGACAAAACTTACATCCTCACTGGATCAACAAACTGCCATCCATGCCGCCCGGTTTCGGTCACGATGGCGCAGCACCGATTGCCGAGGTTGGGTTTCAGTTGCGCGGCGGCGCGCCATTCGGTGCAGGGCGTATAAATTATGCGTTTTACGTCGGTAATGGCCCGGAACTCGAAGGAGAAGGCGGCGAGGTCCATGGCGTTTTGACCGACGGATTTACCCGGGATGCGGATGGCGACAAAGTCCTGGGCGGTCGTATCGGGTTCTTACCGGTTTCGAATCTTGAAATTGGTTTGTCTGCTGCATTTGGCGACGCTGCGGTTACGGAAAACGATGGTATTGAGGTTGAAAACGATCCTTCGCGTGACTATAACGCACTCGGAGTGGATTTTGTGTACCACTGGCGTGAGTTGGAGCTGCGTGGCGAATACATCAAACAGAAGATTGATAACGCGGTAGCCAGCATAGCGCCAGAGGGTGGCGATTGGGAAGCGTTGTATGTACAAGGCGCATACAAGTTTGGCCACAACAACTGGGAAGGCGTACTGCGCTATACCGACCTCAACACACCGCATGCGAGTCAACAGCAACAGCAATGGGCTATTGGGCTTAACTATCTCGTTGCACCCAACGCGATTGTGAAATTTGGTTATGAAATAAACGACAACGATGCGGGGGGCGCAAGCGACGAAGATCGCTGGCTTATCCAGCTCGCATACGGCTATTAA